In a single window of the Nocardioides sp. L-11A genome:
- a CDS encoding helix-turn-helix domain-containing protein, translating into MWQELVEAGLDPKDAHFYLAVLRRGRTTVAEAAREAHVSRTSGYDIARRLQARGLIGRVESGPGDHEDLRTQSHLVANDPEHLLDEWANRRRVLDDVVPQLRALFSASRSRPKVRYLEGAAGIRAALFETLEWRSPIRGILSMRDLMAVPGETAMDEYIAGRRERELVLRVIRTRDHDWPRGWLTSAADYRVVRHAPPEYEFTMTAVIGGHQVVNLSSARETFAMIIESEEYAEMQRNLFDVLWAASLEAETDGSGAPPDQGPRRRRPATGT; encoded by the coding sequence ATGTGGCAGGAGCTGGTCGAGGCGGGCCTCGACCCCAAGGACGCTCATTTCTACCTGGCCGTGCTGCGCCGCGGCCGCACGACGGTCGCCGAGGCGGCGCGCGAGGCCCACGTCAGCCGGACGAGCGGCTACGACATCGCCCGCCGGCTGCAGGCCCGCGGCCTCATCGGCCGCGTCGAGTCCGGCCCCGGCGACCACGAGGACCTGCGCACGCAGAGCCACCTCGTCGCCAATGACCCGGAGCACCTGCTCGACGAGTGGGCCAACCGGCGCCGCGTCCTCGACGACGTCGTCCCACAGCTGCGGGCACTGTTCTCGGCCAGCCGGTCGCGCCCGAAGGTCCGCTACCTGGAGGGCGCCGCCGGCATCCGCGCCGCCCTCTTCGAGACCCTCGAGTGGCGCTCGCCGATCCGCGGCATCCTCTCGATGCGCGACCTGATGGCCGTGCCCGGCGAGACCGCCATGGACGAGTACATCGCCGGACGGCGCGAGCGCGAGCTCGTCCTGCGCGTGATCCGCACCCGCGACCACGACTGGCCCCGGGGCTGGCTGACCAGCGCCGCGGACTACCGCGTCGTCAGGCACGCGCCGCCGGAGTACGAGTTCACCATGACCGCCGTGATCGGAGGGCACCAGGTGGTCAACCTGTCGTCGGCGCGCGAGACCTTCGCGATGATCATCGAGAGCGAGGAGTACGCCGAGATGCAGCGCAACCTCTTCGACGTCCTGTGGGCCGCCAGTCTGGAGGCGGAGACCGACGGCTCCGGCGCTCCCCCCGACCAGGGCCCGCGCCGTCGGCGACCGGCGACAGGGACGTGA
- a CDS encoding alpha/beta hydrolase — MQATTVEANGVTLGIEHCGDETAPLVLCAGGPTLLSWPDELCAALARGGRHVVRYDLRDAGASLTADPEAPAYTLRDLAADAAALARALDDRPAHLAGIGVGGMVAQVAALDHPDTFGALTLVGTRPVAPGPVDDDLPDHDAATMAQLFAHPMPDWSDRTAVAEFAAAGAAILGDDPTAARANAARVWDRTPSPEPAVQMANQLGIAFAHLDCAPRWRERLPGLTLPSLVVHGRRDPFFPVGNGEALAREIPGARLLVLDDASTAIPVPAVPDVAAAMLALG, encoded by the coding sequence ATGCAGGCGACGACCGTCGAGGCGAACGGCGTGACACTCGGGATCGAGCACTGCGGCGACGAGACCGCGCCGCTCGTCCTGTGCGCGGGCGGCCCCACCCTGCTCTCGTGGCCCGACGAGCTCTGCGCGGCCCTCGCGCGCGGCGGGCGCCACGTCGTGCGCTACGACCTGCGCGACGCCGGGGCGTCGCTCACCGCCGATCCGGAGGCGCCGGCGTACACCCTGCGGGACCTGGCCGCCGACGCCGCCGCCCTCGCCCGCGCCCTCGACGACCGGCCGGCCCACCTCGCGGGCATCGGGGTCGGCGGGATGGTCGCCCAGGTCGCCGCGCTCGACCACCCGGACACGTTCGGCGCCCTCACGCTCGTCGGCACGCGCCCCGTCGCCCCCGGCCCGGTCGACGACGACCTGCCCGACCACGACGCCGCGACCATGGCTCAGCTCTTCGCACACCCGATGCCCGACTGGTCCGACCGGACCGCGGTCGCGGAGTTCGCCGCGGCGGGCGCCGCGATCCTCGGCGACGACCCCACCGCCGCGCGCGCCAACGCCGCCCGGGTCTGGGACCGGACTCCGAGCCCGGAGCCCGCGGTCCAGATGGCCAACCAACTGGGCATCGCGTTCGCCCATCTCGACTGCGCACCGCGCTGGCGCGAGCGGCTGCCCGGGCTCACCCTGCCGAGCCTGGTCGTCCACGGTCGCCGCGATCCGTTCTTCCCCGTCGGCAACGGTGAGGCGCTCGCCCGGGAGATCCCGGGTGCTCGACTGCTCGTCCTCGACGACGCCTCGACCGCGATCCCGGTCCCCGCCGTCCCGGACGTCGCGGCCGCGATGCTCGCCCTGGGGTAG
- a CDS encoding ferredoxin, translating to MLELDQDKCQGYGICALAAPELLSLDDYGMAVLDGPAAEAAPERLQRRAVLSCPAEAIRFVDMAGADAPGGDGAG from the coding sequence GTGCTCGAACTCGATCAGGACAAGTGCCAGGGCTACGGGATCTGCGCCCTCGCCGCGCCGGAGCTGCTCTCGCTCGACGACTACGGCATGGCGGTGCTCGACGGGCCCGCGGCGGAGGCGGCGCCGGAGCGGCTCCAGCGCCGCGCCGTGCTGTCCTGTCCCGCAGAGGCGATCCGGTTCGTCGACATGGCCGGCGCCGATGCTCCCGGGGGCGACGGAGCGGGCTGA
- a CDS encoding aminobutyraldehyde dehydrogenase: MTLSVRNFIDGASADSDGATIPFMAAATGTVLGQAPQSTEADVDAAFAAADRAAATWSTSTPRERQAVLLGLADRLERHAEELVEAEVRNTGKPRAATLNVELGSALDQIRFFAGACRTMNGTPQTEYAPAHSSSIRREPVGVVAQITPWNYPLMMAAWKIAPAIAAGNTVVLKPAETTPLSTVRLAELSAGILPPGVLNVVCGDGEVGARLVRHPRADMVAITGSTRAGSEVMRSAADDVKNVHLELGGKAPAVVLSDAELATAATTLAQIGLFNAGQDCTAPTRLLVQETVAAEFVDLLTSAMSTLRPGAPDDSGAYFGPLNSARHLAAVQGYLDRLPPHATVVTGGRSEGPGYFLEPTVVTGVRQHDEIVQEEVFGPVLTVQTFQDDDEALRLANDIRYGLASSVWGRDSARLSRFSRGLEFGCVWVNCHGLVVSEMPHGGYKRSGIGKDLSMWGLEEYTRIKHVMTRH, from the coding sequence GTGACACTCAGTGTCCGCAACTTCATCGACGGCGCGTCGGCCGACAGCGACGGCGCCACCATCCCCTTCATGGCGGCCGCCACCGGCACCGTGCTCGGCCAGGCCCCGCAATCCACGGAGGCCGACGTGGACGCCGCCTTCGCCGCCGCCGACCGGGCCGCGGCCACCTGGTCGACCAGCACGCCACGCGAGCGGCAGGCCGTCCTCCTGGGCCTTGCCGACCGGCTCGAGCGGCATGCGGAGGAGCTGGTGGAGGCCGAGGTCCGCAACACCGGCAAGCCCCGGGCGGCGACCCTCAACGTGGAGCTCGGCTCCGCCCTGGACCAGATCCGCTTCTTCGCCGGCGCCTGCCGGACGATGAACGGCACACCGCAGACGGAGTACGCCCCCGCCCACTCGTCCTCGATCCGGCGCGAGCCGGTCGGCGTGGTCGCGCAGATCACGCCGTGGAACTACCCGCTGATGATGGCCGCCTGGAAGATCGCGCCGGCCATCGCCGCCGGCAACACCGTCGTGCTCAAGCCCGCGGAGACGACGCCGCTCAGCACCGTCCGGCTGGCCGAGCTGTCCGCCGGCATCCTGCCGCCCGGCGTACTGAACGTGGTCTGCGGCGACGGCGAGGTCGGCGCCCGGCTGGTCCGCCATCCCCGAGCCGACATGGTGGCCATCACCGGAAGCACCCGCGCCGGCAGCGAGGTCATGCGCAGCGCCGCCGACGACGTCAAGAACGTCCACCTCGAGCTCGGCGGCAAGGCCCCTGCCGTGGTGTTGTCCGACGCGGAGCTCGCCACGGCCGCCACCACCCTCGCGCAGATCGGCCTGTTCAACGCCGGACAGGACTGCACGGCCCCGACCCGCCTCCTGGTCCAGGAGACGGTCGCCGCCGAGTTCGTCGACCTGCTGACGTCCGCGATGAGCACCCTGCGCCCGGGCGCACCCGACGACAGCGGTGCCTACTTCGGCCCCCTCAACAGCGCCCGCCATCTCGCCGCGGTGCAGGGCTACCTCGACCGGCTGCCCCCGCACGCGACGGTCGTGACCGGTGGGCGCAGCGAGGGACCCGGCTACTTCCTCGAGCCGACGGTCGTGACCGGCGTACGCCAGCACGACGAGATCGTCCAGGAGGAGGTCTTCGGTCCCGTGCTGACCGTCCAGACCTTCCAGGACGACGACGAGGCGCTGCGGCTCGCCAACGACATCCGCTACGGGCTGGCGTCGAGCGTGTGGGGCCGCGACAGCGCGCGCCTCAGCCGCTTCTCCCGCGGGCTCGAGTTCGGCTGCGTCTGGGTGAACTGCCACGGCCTGGTCGTCTCGGAGATGCCACACGGCGGCTACAAGCGCTCCGGCATCGGCAAGGACCTCTCCATGTGGGGGCTGGAGGAGTACACCCGGATCAAGCACGTCATGACCCGGCACTGA
- a CDS encoding YoaK family protein, with protein MPSVARTTPPTLDATRARYLAVLLCLTSGSLDAISFLALGEVFASVMTGNVVFSGIALVSGDGAVLLACALALCSYVAGVVVGSRLAASPGAEVEGQHWPPGVTRALRCQLGLMLLLCLGWVLADPAAHDEARLALLAGSAGAMGIQGAAVRRLGVTVSTTYMTGALTTVIESVALGKGLPPGERAAALGLVLLCVGAAIGALAVTEASWPSYLVPATFLALTLLMHGLVARRSGRSEARSSVR; from the coding sequence ATGCCGTCGGTCGCTAGGACGACCCCGCCGACACTGGACGCGACCCGGGCCCGCTATCTCGCGGTCCTCCTGTGCCTGACCAGTGGCAGTCTCGACGCGATCTCGTTCCTCGCGCTGGGCGAGGTGTTCGCCAGCGTGATGACCGGCAATGTGGTGTTCTCCGGCATCGCCCTGGTCTCCGGTGACGGCGCCGTGCTCCTCGCCTGCGCCCTGGCGCTGTGCAGCTATGTCGCCGGGGTCGTCGTCGGCAGCCGGCTGGCAGCCTCTCCGGGAGCCGAGGTCGAGGGCCAGCACTGGCCACCGGGAGTGACCCGCGCGCTCCGCTGCCAGCTCGGTCTGATGCTCCTGCTGTGCCTCGGCTGGGTCCTCGCCGATCCGGCGGCACACGACGAGGCGCGCCTGGCCCTGCTGGCCGGCAGCGCCGGCGCGATGGGCATCCAGGGTGCGGCGGTCCGACGGCTGGGGGTGACGGTGTCGACGACGTACATGACCGGCGCACTCACCACCGTCATCGAGTCGGTCGCGCTCGGGAAGGGCCTGCCGCCGGGGGAGCGGGCGGCGGCCCTCGGCCTCGTGCTGCTGTGCGTGGGCGCGGCGATCGGTGCGCTGGCAGTGACCGAGGCCAGCTGGCCGAGCTACCTGGTCCCGGCCACGTTCCTGGCGCTCACGCTGCTCATGCACGGCCTGGTCGCGCGCCGCTCCGGGCGCTCGGAGGCGCGGTCGAGCGTGCGGTGA
- a CDS encoding gamma-glutamyltransferase family protein produces MSIELARPEIVGSFGSVASTHWLASQCGMSVLERGGNAFDAAVAAGLVLQVVEPHLNGLGGEVPILGWLASDEDPFVLCGQGPAPADASIAAFAELGLEHVPGTGLLAACVPGAWGAWMTLLRDHGTWRLADVLAYPLAYAEGGFPVLPGIVTALAGCEEHFARHWPSSFAQWLPDGSLPRAGATMRNPALAATYRLLLAGSGPRGRGREGEIDAAIRAFYQGPVAEAIHDFCAHEEVLDSSGRRHRGLLAADDLAGWTARYESPVSTGYRGRQVFKPGAWTQGPVMLQQLAILEGFELDECDPAGARFVHLVAEAAKLAFADREFYYGDPDLVDVPLAALLAPEYADRRRAQIDPDLAYRGPLRPGVVPSGLRPASLPGAATVGVGVGLAPGVGEPTHQRPDGSRGDTCHLDVCDRWGNLVSATPSGGWFQSSPTLPGWGFALGTRAQMFWLDPEHPNALASSKRPRTTLTATMVRDDGRRLAFGTPGGDTQDQCSVQFLLRHLHGGLGMQQAIESPAFFSEDFPSSFFPRERHEGRLVLEGRFSPDTVDELRGAGHDVLTVDGWAIGRLSAVSRTEDGAIRAAANPRGAQGYAVGR; encoded by the coding sequence GTGTCGATTGAACTGGCCCGCCCCGAGATCGTGGGCTCGTTCGGATCGGTCGCCTCGACGCACTGGCTGGCGTCCCAGTGCGGGATGAGCGTGCTGGAGCGCGGGGGCAACGCCTTCGACGCGGCCGTGGCCGCGGGCCTGGTGCTCCAAGTGGTCGAGCCGCACCTCAACGGCTTGGGCGGCGAGGTGCCGATCCTGGGCTGGCTCGCCTCGGACGAGGATCCCTTCGTGCTGTGCGGCCAGGGCCCGGCCCCGGCCGACGCCTCGATCGCGGCCTTCGCAGAGCTCGGGCTCGAGCATGTCCCGGGGACCGGACTGCTCGCCGCGTGCGTGCCTGGCGCGTGGGGCGCCTGGATGACGCTGCTGCGCGATCACGGCACCTGGCGACTCGCCGACGTGCTCGCCTACCCGCTCGCGTACGCCGAGGGCGGCTTCCCCGTGCTGCCCGGCATCGTCACGGCGCTGGCCGGGTGCGAGGAGCACTTCGCCCGCCACTGGCCCTCGTCGTTCGCGCAGTGGCTCCCCGACGGCTCCCTCCCGCGCGCGGGCGCGACGATGCGCAACCCTGCTCTCGCGGCCACCTATCGGCTGCTCCTGGCGGGTTCCGGCCCGCGCGGGCGCGGGCGCGAGGGCGAGATCGACGCGGCGATCCGCGCCTTCTACCAGGGGCCGGTGGCCGAGGCGATCCACGACTTCTGCGCTCATGAGGAGGTGCTCGACTCCTCGGGGAGACGGCACCGCGGTCTCCTCGCGGCCGATGACCTCGCCGGCTGGACGGCCCGCTACGAGAGCCCGGTCTCGACCGGCTACCGGGGCCGGCAGGTCTTCAAGCCCGGCGCATGGACGCAGGGCCCGGTGATGCTGCAGCAGCTGGCCATCCTCGAGGGCTTCGAGCTGGACGAGTGCGATCCCGCCGGGGCCCGGTTCGTGCACCTGGTGGCGGAGGCGGCCAAGCTGGCGTTCGCCGACCGTGAGTTCTACTACGGCGACCCCGACCTGGTCGACGTACCGCTCGCGGCCCTGCTCGCGCCGGAGTACGCCGACCGTCGACGCGCCCAGATCGACCCGGACCTGGCCTACCGCGGGCCGCTGCGTCCGGGAGTGGTGCCGAGCGGGCTCCGGCCGGCGTCGCTGCCGGGCGCAGCGACCGTCGGCGTCGGCGTCGGCCTGGCGCCCGGTGTCGGCGAGCCCACCCACCAGCGTCCCGACGGGTCCCGCGGTGACACCTGTCATCTCGACGTGTGCGACCGCTGGGGCAACCTGGTGTCCGCGACGCCGAGCGGCGGCTGGTTCCAGAGCTCGCCCACCCTGCCCGGGTGGGGGTTCGCGCTCGGGACGCGCGCCCAGATGTTCTGGCTCGACCCGGAGCACCCGAACGCGCTCGCGTCGAGCAAGCGGCCACGCACCACCCTGACCGCGACCATGGTGCGCGACGACGGGCGCCGCCTCGCCTTCGGCACCCCCGGTGGTGACACCCAGGACCAGTGCTCGGTCCAGTTCCTGCTCCGCCACCTGCACGGGGGGCTGGGGATGCAGCAGGCGATCGAGTCCCCGGCCTTCTTCAGTGAGGACTTCCCCTCGTCCTTCTTCCCTCGTGAGCGCCACGAGGGACGGCTCGTCCTGGAGGGACGGTTCTCCCCGGACACTGTCGACGAGCTCAGGGGAGCGGGGCACGACGTGCTCACGGTCGATGGCTGGGCCATCGGCCGGCTGAGTGCCGTGAGCCGGACCGAGGACGGTGCGATCCGCGCCGCCGCCAACCCGAGAGGAGCCCAGGGCTATGCCGTCGGTCGCTAG
- a CDS encoding fumarylacetoacetate hydrolase family protein: MRLIRYSRGGAAARTGLVCAVHESCLVELPAPTATAAPADDSGPELLRALARLAPGGDLAVTPRDGEHLPWATVELRPVVERPGKVLAVGCNFVSHRDEALRAGEQLPEPTRPYLFAKMPSTVAADGQDVFVPRGGRCLDYEVELTVVIGSTCRAVAPEEALSHVAGYTVANDLTLREVLFTGQGLFEAKNFDGFLPLSSVLVPTASAGDPRDLRLRTRVNGDVRQSETMAGAYFSCAELVSYASHRMTLDPGDLILCGTPSGVAAFADDPASQYLNDSDRVVAEIEGVASVTSIVRTGGGLSVD; this comes from the coding sequence ATGCGGTTGATCCGCTATTCCCGCGGGGGTGCCGCGGCGCGGACCGGCCTCGTCTGCGCGGTGCACGAGAGCTGCCTGGTGGAGCTGCCCGCGCCCACCGCCACGGCTGCTCCCGCCGACGATTCCGGTCCGGAGCTGCTGCGTGCTCTGGCGCGGCTCGCGCCGGGTGGCGATCTCGCCGTGACACCTCGCGACGGCGAGCACCTGCCCTGGGCGACGGTCGAACTGCGGCCCGTCGTCGAACGCCCGGGCAAGGTGCTCGCCGTCGGCTGCAACTTCGTGTCGCATCGGGACGAGGCGCTGCGCGCCGGTGAGCAGCTACCCGAGCCCACCCGTCCGTACCTGTTCGCCAAGATGCCGTCGACCGTCGCCGCCGACGGCCAGGACGTCTTCGTGCCGCGCGGTGGCCGCTGCCTCGACTACGAGGTGGAGCTGACCGTGGTGATCGGCAGCACCTGCCGGGCCGTGGCGCCGGAGGAGGCACTGAGCCACGTCGCCGGCTACACCGTGGCCAACGACCTGACCCTGCGGGAGGTGCTGTTCACCGGGCAGGGTCTCTTCGAGGCCAAGAACTTCGACGGCTTCCTGCCGCTGAGCTCCGTCCTGGTGCCGACGGCGAGTGCCGGTGACCCCCGCGACCTCCGGTTGCGCACTCGCGTCAACGGCGACGTACGGCAGTCGGAGACGATGGCGGGGGCCTACTTCTCGTGCGCGGAGCTGGTCTCCTACGCGAGCCACCGGATGACCCTGGACCCGGGTGACCTGATCCTCTGTGGCACCCCGTCCGGAGTAGCGGCGTTCGCGGACGACCCGGCGTCGCAGTACCTCAACGACAGCGACCGGGTGGTCGCCGAGATCGAAGGAGTGGCCAGCGTGACGTCGATCGTCAGGACAGGGGGAGGGCTCAGTGTCGATTGA
- a CDS encoding ABC transporter ATP-binding protein — protein MTVVEVDALSVDYLPRRRNGTVVHALSEVSVRVEMGQTLGVVGESGSGKSTLGRVIAGLEPVTSGRVVVAGREVHRFGRVTPREFWRDVQMVWQDPLTSLTPHATIGFALEEALRFGTAERGPRPERTAAALLEMVELSPHLLARYPHELSGGQRQRVAIARAMAPGPQVIVLDEAVSALDVLTQMQILDLLTRLQGELGVALVFISHDLGVVEHMASRMLVLYRGHALECGDTATIAREPSHPYTRELFRSVLSVGARRDLDRSVPAVAPVVTTTGCPYAPRCERRVAACEEAVPGDVEIAPGHRSRCLLVTPLHPVAPPAGSGGSLRCG, from the coding sequence ATGACGGTGGTCGAGGTCGACGCGTTGAGCGTCGACTACCTGCCCCGGCGGCGCAACGGCACCGTGGTGCATGCGCTGAGCGAGGTGTCGGTGCGCGTCGAGATGGGCCAGACCCTCGGCGTGGTCGGCGAGTCCGGGTCGGGGAAGTCGACCCTGGGCCGGGTGATCGCGGGCCTGGAGCCGGTGACGTCCGGCCGGGTCGTCGTCGCAGGTCGCGAGGTGCACCGGTTCGGTCGGGTCACCCCTCGGGAGTTCTGGCGCGACGTGCAGATGGTGTGGCAGGACCCGCTCACCAGCCTGACGCCGCACGCGACCATCGGGTTCGCCCTGGAGGAGGCGCTCCGGTTCGGTACGGCGGAGCGCGGTCCCCGTCCCGAACGGACGGCGGCCGCCCTGCTGGAGATGGTCGAGCTCTCGCCCCACCTGCTGGCCCGCTATCCCCACGAGCTCTCCGGCGGCCAGCGCCAGCGGGTGGCGATCGCGCGGGCGATGGCGCCCGGTCCTCAGGTCATCGTGCTGGACGAGGCCGTGAGCGCGTTGGACGTCCTCACCCAGATGCAGATCCTCGACCTGCTCACCCGCCTGCAGGGCGAGCTGGGCGTGGCACTCGTCTTCATCTCCCACGACCTCGGTGTGGTCGAGCACATGGCGAGCCGGATGCTGGTGCTCTACCGGGGGCACGCCCTGGAGTGCGGTGACACCGCGACGATCGCGCGCGAGCCGAGTCATCCCTACACCCGGGAGCTGTTCCGCTCGGTGCTGAGCGTCGGCGCGCGCCGCGACCTGGACCGGTCGGTCCCCGCCGTCGCGCCCGTGGTCACCACGACGGGATGCCCGTACGCGCCACGATGCGAGCGCCGGGTCGCGGCGTGCGAGGAGGCGGTTCCCGGCGACGTGGAGATCGCCCCTGGGCATCGGAGCCGCTGTCTCCTGGTCACACCTCTCCACCCGGTCGCTCCGCCGGCCGGAAGCGGAGGGAGCCTCCGATGCGGTTGA
- a CDS encoding GNAT family N-acetyltransferase: MTDRRFVHLPQYGELDLGLSSGVRAGDLMFISGQAPIGPGETILGDTIEEQTAIVMDNFVQTLQGAGLDTADVVKTTVFLRSAADFPGMDRVYAGYFGADRPARSTLQAVLMHPDLRVEIEGIAVRRPPAPVPETSWLLDGPDGFHLRLARPSDAAELTRHRRTIFEGHPQESEVAWLVSSQSYLADRLGREDSGLCAVVVEEPDGTSLVASAIGWIDQHLPAPMGMDGRMGHIGSVVTDPEHRGRGLASALVRSVLAWFDLQGVARVELQTTPMATALYRSLGFEEVRSPVLRRHTDRGSA; encoded by the coding sequence ATGACCGACCGACGCTTCGTCCACCTCCCGCAGTACGGCGAGCTCGATCTCGGCCTCAGCTCAGGCGTTCGCGCCGGCGACCTGATGTTCATCAGCGGCCAGGCCCCGATCGGGCCCGGGGAGACGATCCTGGGCGACACGATCGAGGAGCAGACCGCCATCGTGATGGACAACTTCGTCCAGACCCTCCAGGGTGCCGGTCTCGACACCGCCGACGTCGTCAAGACGACGGTGTTCCTGCGCAGCGCCGCCGACTTCCCGGGGATGGACCGGGTCTACGCCGGCTACTTCGGCGCGGACCGCCCCGCCCGCAGCACCCTGCAGGCGGTCCTGATGCACCCGGACCTGCGGGTGGAGATCGAGGGCATCGCCGTACGCCGGCCGCCGGCTCCGGTGCCGGAGACGTCGTGGCTGCTCGACGGCCCGGACGGCTTCCACCTGCGGCTCGCGCGGCCCTCCGACGCCGCAGAGCTGACCCGACATCGCCGCACGATCTTCGAGGGACATCCTCAGGAGTCCGAGGTCGCGTGGCTGGTGAGCAGCCAGAGCTATCTGGCCGACCGGCTCGGGCGCGAGGACTCCGGGCTGTGTGCCGTAGTCGTCGAGGAGCCGGACGGCACCTCGCTGGTCGCCTCCGCCATCGGCTGGATCGACCAGCACCTGCCGGCGCCGATGGGGATGGACGGCCGGATGGGCCACATCGGCTCCGTGGTCACCGACCCGGAGCATCGGGGACGAGGTCTGGCCTCGGCGCTGGTGCGGTCGGTGCTGGCCTGGTTCGACCTGCAGGGGGTCGCGCGGGTCGAGCTGCAGACCACCCCCATGGCGACCGCGCTCTACCGGTCGCTGGGCTTCGAGGAGGTCCGGAGCCCGGTGCTGCGGCGCCACACCGATCGGGGATCCGCATGA
- a CDS encoding dipeptide/oligopeptide/nickel ABC transporter permease/ATP-binding protein — MSTRTERPPVRRRGLLPLLALAAIVAVGVIGPLVVAADPAAQDLSRRLLHPGADHLLGTDELGRDLLSRLLHGLRLSLASMAAALVVSLGIGIPLGLLGGLGPASVRKVVRWLADMMFSIPAVVLVLLVVGMTGRGLLPAMLGLGIAFSPIYVRLVADEAHALKDAPFVRAARVGGATRWSLVRRHIGPSLARPLTIQSAMTLRAAILTEAALSYLGFGAQPPHVSLGSMLKSAQNVVLDAPWQVLPPGLTLFVIVLALNSLADGWTGGLQRRSGYAHLLVRSRHRRAGAPRAAEEPGAATAVRLDRLDADLTGGPERVPIVEGLSLEVAAGEIVAIVGESGSGKSMTAMAVAGILPAGIEADPARIVVGGTPLVDLDEAGRRTHLARELGVVFQDPISCLDPMRTVGTSLAAPLRVLRGLSRAEARERVRAALVDAGVADVDAVIDRYPHQLSGGIAQRVMIANALIAEPRVLIADEATSALDATVQLRVLSLLRRLCDERGLAVLLITHDMGVVSAVADRVLVLYAGRAMEQGDAAEVLARPGHPYTRALKEAVLGPEHAGRPLPVVPGSTPQPGARPPGCPFAPRCARATQRCAEPVPTLTLGPAHTVSCVHPHTEPVPSSTTLPDPDSQGAGLP, encoded by the coding sequence GTGAGCACGCGCACCGAGCGCCCGCCGGTACGCCGCCGCGGCCTGCTCCCGCTCCTTGCCCTGGCCGCCATCGTCGCCGTCGGTGTGATCGGTCCCCTGGTGGTCGCGGCCGACCCGGCGGCGCAGGACCTGTCCCGTCGGCTGCTCCACCCCGGTGCCGATCACCTGCTGGGCACCGACGAGCTCGGCAGGGACCTGCTCTCCCGGCTGCTCCACGGCCTGAGGTTGAGTCTCGCCTCGATGGCCGCGGCGCTGGTCGTCTCCCTCGGGATCGGCATCCCGCTGGGGCTGCTCGGCGGGCTCGGGCCGGCGTCGGTCCGCAAGGTCGTCCGCTGGCTGGCCGACATGATGTTCTCGATCCCGGCCGTGGTGCTGGTGCTCCTGGTCGTCGGCATGACGGGTCGCGGCCTCCTGCCCGCGATGCTCGGGCTGGGTATCGCGTTCTCCCCGATCTACGTGCGGCTCGTGGCCGACGAGGCGCACGCGCTCAAGGACGCGCCCTTCGTCCGTGCCGCTCGCGTGGGCGGAGCGACCCGCTGGTCGCTCGTGCGGCGGCACATCGGACCCAGCCTGGCCCGTCCCCTCACCATCCAGAGCGCGATGACGCTGCGCGCGGCGATCCTCACCGAGGCGGCGCTGAGCTATCTGGGCTTCGGGGCCCAGCCTCCGCACGTCAGCCTCGGCTCGATGCTGAAGTCGGCGCAGAACGTCGTGCTGGACGCGCCGTGGCAGGTGCTGCCGCCCGGCCTCACCCTCTTCGTCATCGTGCTGGCGCTGAACTCGCTGGCCGACGGATGGACCGGCGGCCTGCAGCGGCGGTCGGGATATGCGCATCTTCTGGTCCGGTCGCGCCACCGGAGGGCCGGGGCGCCGCGGGCCGCGGAGGAGCCGGGCGCAGCCACGGCGGTACGCCTGGACCGCCTCGACGCGGACCTGACGGGCGGACCGGAGCGGGTGCCGATCGTCGAAGGCCTCTCGCTCGAGGTCGCCGCCGGCGAGATCGTGGCGATCGTCGGTGAGTCGGGATCCGGCAAGTCGATGACGGCGATGGCTGTCGCGGGCATCCTGCCGGCCGGCATCGAGGCGGATCCCGCTCGGATCGTGGTCGGCGGCACGCCCCTCGTCGATCTCGACGAAGCCGGTCGGCGGACCCATCTGGCCCGCGAGCTGGGTGTCGTCTTCCAGGACCCGATCAGTTGCCTCGACCCGATGCGGACCGTCGGGACCTCCCTCGCCGCCCCGCTCAGGGTGCTACGCGGCCTCTCCCGTGCCGAGGCGCGGGAACGGGTTCGGGCGGCACTGGTCGATGCGGGCGTTGCCGACGTCGACGCCGTGATCGACCGCTACCCGCATCAGCTCTCGGGAGGCATCGCGCAGCGGGTCATGATCGCGAACGCGCTGATCGCCGAGCCGCGGGTCCTCATCGCCGATGAGGCGACGAGCGCCCTGGACGCGACGGTCCAGCTCCGGGTGCTCAGCCTGTTGCGGAGGCTGTGCGACGAGCGCGGTCTCGCGGTGCTCCTGATCACCCACGACATGGGTGTCGTCTCCGCGGTCGCCGACCGGGTGCTGGTGCTCTACGCGGGCCGCGCCATGGAGCAGGGCGATGCCGCCGAGGTGCTCGCCCGGCCCGGCCATCCCTACACCCGGGCCCTCAAGGAGGCCGTGCTCGGACCCGAGCACGCCGGGCGTCCGCTGCCCGTCGTCCCCGGCTCCACGCCGCAACCCGGCGCGCGGCCGCCCGGGTGCCCGTTCGCGCCCCGGTGCGCACGCGCCACCCAGCGCTGCGCGGAGCCTGTCCCCACGCTCACCCTCGGACCGGCGCACACGGTGTCCTGCGTGCATCCGCACACGGAGCCCGTCCCGTCGTCCACCACCCTCCCCGATCCCGACAGCCAAGGAGCTGGCCTGCCATGA